From a single Anomaloglossus baeobatrachus isolate aAnoBae1 chromosome 8, aAnoBae1.hap1, whole genome shotgun sequence genomic region:
- the LOC142249520 gene encoding selenoprotein Pb-like, giving the protein MRGSSLFIASLLGLLAAVASGGNETSFCRPPPHWSIGDEVPMGRTIGQVTVLALLQASCGFCLVQAANMGPLRDKLEERGLTNISYIIVNDQSFLSKLMFPELKRRAPAGVPVYEQLPDQEDVWETLNGAKDDFLIYDRCGRLTFHIRLPLSYLHFPYVEAAIISTYYDDYCHNCSFYANVTHNKRNETFGNNTINVQREQHPEAQTPGPKKDKIKENKPSDRHIHEHQEGHGEHNHQPREGERHQAIGNDGERHQAISNDGERHQLMKHGGKQH; this is encoded by the exons ATGAGGGGTTCTTCTCTTTTTATCGCCTCCCTCCTGGGTCTCCTGGCTGCGGTCGCCTCAGGGGGTAACGAGACGTCCTTCTGTAGGCCGCCTCCTCACTGGAGCATCGGGGACGAGGTGCCCATGGGGAGGACAATCGGACAAGTGACGGTGCTGGCGCTCCTACAGGCCAGCTGTGGCTTCTGCCTCGTCCAGGCAGCCAA catggGACCCCTGCGAGATAAGCTGGAGGAGCGGGGGCTCACTAACATAAGCTACATCATTGTCAATGACCAGAGCTTCCTGTCAAAGCTGATGTTCCCGGAGCTGAAGAGGAGAGCACCGGCCGGGGTCCCGGTGTACGAGCAGCTGCCGGACCAGGAGGACGTGTGGGAGACCCTAAATGGGGCCAAGGACGACTTCCTGATCTACGACCG GTGCGGCCGGCTCACCTTCCATATCCGCCTTCCTCTCAGTTACCTCCACTTTCCCTACGTCGAAGCCGCCATCATCTCCACCTACTATGACGACTACTGTCACAACTGCAGCTTCTACGCAAACGTCACTCACAATAAAagg AATGAAACATTTGGGAATAACACTATAAATGTGCAAAGAGAACAACATCCAGAGGCGCAGACCCCAGGTCCCAAAAAAGACAAAATTAAGGAAAATAAACCTAGTGACCGACATATTCATGAACACCAAGAGGGACACGGCGAACACAATCATCAACCAAGGGAGGGAGAACGTCATCAAGCAATCGGTAATGACGGAGAACGTCATCAAGCAATCAGTAATGATGGAGAACGTCACCAACTAATGAAACATGGGGGAAAACAACATTAA